Genomic segment of Hydrogenobacter sp.:
AGAAAGCTGAAAAACGAAGAGTTTTTGAAAAAGGCACCTAAGGAAGAGATAGAAAAGGCTGAAAGGATGAAAGAGGAGCTTATTGCAGAAAAGAAAAAGCTTGAGGAACTTATCGTTTTGCTTCAGGAAGTAAAACCTGCTGGAGCATCACAATGAGGGAAAAAATTAGAGTGCTTGTAACTGGAGGAGCGGGCTTCATAGGTTCTAACATAGCCAAAGAGATAGAGCGCAGATTTGAACGCTCAAAGGTTTACGTACTTGATAACTTTTCCTCCGGAAACTTCAAGAACTTGTTAAGTTTTAAAGGTGAAGTTATCACTGGTGATATAAGGGACGCCCGGCTTTGGGAGTGGATGATAAAAGAGTACGAGTTTGATGTAATATTTCATAACGCTGCAATAACAGATACTACGGTTACTGATCAAAAGCTCATGATGGAAAACAATGCGGACAGCTTCAGACACGTATTAAGATCGGCTCTCTTTTGGAAAGCTAAGGTTATATACGCATCATCGGCTGGTGTTTATGGAAACACACCCCCTCCCATGAGGGAAGACGGACAACTAAAGCCGGAAAATATCTACGGATTTTCCAAGCTTATTATGGATAGGATCGCTCTGAGCTTTTTGGAGAAACACAACGAAATCAAAGTGATAGGCTTTAGATACTTTAACGTTTATGGTGAAGGGGAATCTTTTAAAGGCAAGTCAGCCAGCATGATCTACCAGATATACACAAAGATCTCTTCAAAAGAAAAACCCAGACTGTTCAAGTGGGGAGAGCAAAAAAGAGACTTTGTTTATATAAGGGATGTGGTTAAAGCTAACATGCTTGCATTAGAAAAGGATGTATCTGGTATCTTCAATATAGGTACAGGGGAAAGTAGGAGTTTTAACGAGATTGTTGATATCCTCAGCAAAGAACTTGGTGTAAAAACACAGGTTGAGTATTTTGACTGTCCGTACGATTTTTACCAAAACCATACGGAAGCTGATATAAGTAAGGCAAAGCAAGTTCTCGGATATTCACCAGAATTTTCACTTGAGGAAGGTATAAGGGATTACCTGAGGAGCTTACAATCATGAAAGAAAACACCATACACCACCTTGTAGAAAAAGCCAGAATACTCCAATCAGCACTTCCATACATAAAAAAGTTTTACGGTAAAACGTTCGTGATCAAGTACGGTGGATCTGCTATGATAGAAGAGAGCCTCAGAGAAAGCTTTGCTAAAGACATATTGCTACTCAGGTATGTGGGTATAAAAGTTATAGTGGTACATGGTGGAGGACCTCAGATCAGCGCTACACTTGAAAGGTTCGGAATAAAATCCATTTTCGTAGGAGGCATGAGAAAAACTGACGAAGATACTATGCACGTAGTAGAAATGGTGCTTGCTGGAGATATAAACAAAGACATAGTAGCTCTTATAAACAAACACAGCGGAGATCAGATATATGCGGTAGGTCTTTCGGGAAGAGATGGAAATCTTATAAAAGCAAGAAAGTTAAATAAAGATGAATACTTCAAGGAGTTGGGACTTGATATTCCCAAAGAGGACATAGGTTTTGTCGGAGAGGTTATAAGCATAAATACCCATCTTTTACAGACCTTAATGGAAAACAACTACATACCCGTTATAGCACCTGTAGGAGTAGGCATGCAAGGTGAAGCGTACAATATAAACGCAGATCTGGTAGCATCCGAAGTGGCAAAACACATAAAAGCCGAAAAGCTCATATTCCTGACTGATACGGAAGGTATAAAGGATCAAAAGGGAGATGTTATATCTTCCTTGAGCAAAGAACAAGCGCACAGGCTTATAAAGGAAGGTATTATAAAAGGAGGAATGATACCTAAGGTAAAGAGTTCCCTAAAAGCTCTTGAAAATGGCGTTAAAAAGGTACATATAGTGGACGGTAGACTTCAGCACTCAATACTATTAGAAGTATTCACTGAGGAGGGTGTAGGTACAGAAATAGTGAGCTAACACCGTGATACCCACTTGACTTGAAAGGTTCATCAAGAGATAATATTTATAAGGTAAGGAGGGGTACTAAAAACCCCTTGATTTTTTTTGGCAACTGA
This window contains:
- the rfaD gene encoding ADP-glyceromanno-heptose 6-epimerase; its protein translation is MRVLVTGGAGFIGSNIAKEIERRFERSKVYVLDNFSSGNFKNLLSFKGEVITGDIRDARLWEWMIKEYEFDVIFHNAAITDTTVTDQKLMMENNADSFRHVLRSALFWKAKVIYASSAGVYGNTPPPMREDGQLKPENIYGFSKLIMDRIALSFLEKHNEIKVIGFRYFNVYGEGESFKGKSASMIYQIYTKISSKEKPRLFKWGEQKRDFVYIRDVVKANMLALEKDVSGIFNIGTGESRSFNEIVDILSKELGVKTQVEYFDCPYDFYQNHTEADISKAKQVLGYSPEFSLEEGIRDYLRSLQS
- the argB gene encoding acetylglutamate kinase; this encodes MKENTIHHLVEKARILQSALPYIKKFYGKTFVIKYGGSAMIEESLRESFAKDILLLRYVGIKVIVVHGGGPQISATLERFGIKSIFVGGMRKTDEDTMHVVEMVLAGDINKDIVALINKHSGDQIYAVGLSGRDGNLIKARKLNKDEYFKELGLDIPKEDIGFVGEVISINTHLLQTLMENNYIPVIAPVGVGMQGEAYNINADLVASEVAKHIKAEKLIFLTDTEGIKDQKGDVISSLSKEQAHRLIKEGIIKGGMIPKVKSSLKALENGVKKVHIVDGRLQHSILLEVFTEEGVGTEIVS